The nucleotide sequence gaaaaaaacTGCATCTTAGGCTATGAATGTTTAACTTAAATACTAGGGAAATAACAAACTCAATGGGctgaaaaataacaaactgaaaCAAAAATAGACAAATAACAAAGTTGTtctgaaataataaaaattcgGTTTTGGCCCTTCAGAGGACTTCGAATTGCTAAATTCACACATACGTCACGGCGAATCGATGTGTTATGATGTGGTATGCTCGTGAGGAAATTCCCTTTCCGAAAAGGTATAATTCGAGTCAATATGACATTGAATGTCAAATCTGCACTATTCTCATAATGTATTTCTTGCACGCCACTTCATCTTTGATACGTGCAGCCAGCTTGCCTACATCATAAAGGAAGTTTTGGTCCCCTTATTATCACAATTCCACAAATTTTGTTGGTCACGACACAAATCCACAATTTTAATACTCTTAATTTTATTTGCGCAATTTTGGTCTTTTGATTTTAGAAAATTCAGACAATTGGACCTACATTGACGAATTAATGAAGTAAATGATCTATATTAATATTTAGAATTTCGTTTTTAGtcgttataaaataaaatcgtaCTTGTTAGTCTATGTGAAATTTTCAATCagtatttttagtccttgtaaatttCACCGTCGActatttttagtttctataaaaaaattatcagcaaatgctaaaggaaaatgttacaggacaagttaacatttttcatgaTATTAGGGCACACCTTTTGATAATGTCCCTTAAAATGCTCCTTCACTTGAATTGTTCTTTATTCGAACAtacattttgaattttgtgtGTAACAAGTATCCATAGGGACTCATGCAATATTGATGTCTTTCAACAATTATTATAGTTTTAAGTACGAAAAGATGGTTTTTTGTATACGAGACTTTGTGAAGCTATCAATTGACAAGCTATGCTAGCATTAAGATTTTTTACTTAGTCTATAATGTCTTTCCTTGGTCGATTAATATAAACTCCCCCCATTTAGTTATACAATAACCTATCACCTTTCTTACATCTTGATGTCTTTTAGATAAAAGAAGATTTATTCCATTATTATGGAAAATCATTACAATTTAATAGTGTGTGTGATTGTAAACCTAGCCTGATGTATCATAGTTAGCATCTACAAATGCCTCTACCTATGTTCCTCAAATATGAAGTCTATGTTTCGCACTCCCTAAACCAAAAGATCAATTGATAACGGGAGATCTGATTCCATCCTCTAACGTTCGATATCTCACTCAATTAGCTGATGGAGTAACACTAAAATTCAATATTGTTTGTGTCTGTAAACCTAACCCATTGACTTGCAGCTATAGAATCTACAAATGCTTCTTCCCATATCCATAATACTAAATAAATACATGAAccaacatccttcaaaaaataaaaaacataaaccaactaaAATATATGGGATAAATCATGGTTTCTTCAAACAAATTTCAACTTAAGGTTTGTATATCCAGCTTGAGTCTTGTGTCGTTCAAAAAGATCTTGAAGTGCTTCAAGAAACTCACTGTGTACTTTGGCAACCTAAATgtatagaagaaaaaacaagTTTATATGAGCATGACTTCAAAACCCCTGAACtcttttaaataagaaaaaaatacattttcataATAATCTTTGTGAATATTAATATGGAGGCTGGCGCCTGGGAACACTAAGATGCAAGTTAGCAAGCTTATGTATATATATACCTGAGCATTATGTAAATATATACCTGCTCTCTTGTTGGTTCCAAAATTTTCTCAACCTGAATTGGTCTACCCACCGCGACATACAATGGATTCTTGAATGGTATAGGAGATCTATAAGAGGAGAACAGATATAGGGTGCATTACCATCAAATATACATATGATACAAAAAAAATTCGAGAGGCTGCTGatatgtcaaataaaaaatgacaggtctctaaaatatatcaaataaacatatatttgaaatttttaatcaTCCATCAAACTTCGTTTTAGTATATGGAAACTGAAAATTTCTCGTCATGTGAAATTGTTCATTTTGGAGTTTGCTGCAAAGACTATGTTCCTAAGGTATAGAAAACATATAGTTTGTTTTGCTTCCATTTTTGAAGTTTCCTATGCCTCAGTCCctagtaaaaatttatttaatgtaACCTATTTCATGGTCCTCAATTGATTTCTCTCTGCATAAATTTTGCTACACATTTTCTTAAGGTATATGATGAAACTCttattcaatttgatttttctcaCATATTTTGTGCTCAATTATTTACAGGACATATATTGGGAATGGATAACTCCCTTGAGAGACTTGATATAATGTAATACACAAAAGATACTACTCTTTATTTGAGGACATATCTTGGGATGGATAACTCACTTTATTTCAGGGTCTACTAACCCTTAACAATTAACGTACTAACattttacattcataaaataaataaatagagggAACACCTCCAAATTTAGTACTAAATTCGAGATTTTTCTTTACCACTCTGAGTCCCTTTTGCATTTTGATAGAAGTGAGCTTGTTTCTTATTTCTTAGGAAAAACTGATTGGTAACTTGGTTCATTTTCAACTCCCACTactaaaaaagcaaaaatttgtgagggaaatttagagagggaaaatgcaaaatccctctctaattctgtcactaaattttgcgtcCCAGGAATTCGTGAGGAATTTTAACTTTTCCATCACTAATCTCCCTCCCTAATTTTGCATTTTCTAGTAGTGTCCCTCTCAATCCATTAACTATCTCATCAATTTTTCAGTGAATTCCAATTGTGAAAATTAAGGTTCCATGTTACATGATATTGAGTTCTGTTCGAAACAAAGACCTGTAAATACAATTGTTACTCTCTTAGATTTGTTCATGTGGTGAGAAATTTGAAGCTAACATTTACCGGACGAATGTTAGGGCTTGACATTTACTGTTTATGATACCTAACAATTGTTACTCTCTTTTGGAGCCATTCATGAAATCTAACGGTGACAGAGTTTTCGTATTACATTCGAGAAATTGTTGTCGCGATATATATAAAACGCTCTTTTCGTCAATTTCTATGAATTATGAAAacctatttattttatctcttgATATATTTCTTTGTTCAGATTGGCGCTTGATTCGTGGGACAATGCtatcattttctttgaaaaggaatctatttaaattatttacattACAGTTAGTATGTGAAAACAAAAGTAATGATATAGAAAAATGAGAATGAAGCAATTTGACTTAGAAAAGAAAGACATACCCGAGTACTCCCCAAAATATCAGTTGAATCGTTTTCAAAGACCTCGCAATATTCTCAATTAACTTACCAGGAACTTTCCACCATTTATAAGTTTTTGTCTGTGACcaaaaagggaaaataaatgcaaatcaACATCATCTATTTAAAGAAGACAATTGGTAGGGGTGAGAAAATGCATAATGTGACCAACTATATCAGTCTTTGAAAGTCGCTTAAAATTCAACACCAActttttttactatatatataggAGTATAAGAAACACCGAAAAATCGAGAGtagaataaaaagaaattaagccAAAAACAGAAACATACCACCATAAATAAGAAGGGGGGAAATCACAAGAAAAACCGATACTACCACCTATCACCAAGACAACTACAAATATTCATCGCTCCCTACATACTACTAGTCCGCCTAGAAGATGAGAGGAGGAATGGTACAACATCGACAAGAGAGATCAAGAGCCTCCAGTAATCCAACCGAAGTTGACTAAACATCAAACTCCCTTTCACACCACTTTATCTGATCGAGCACAAGTTCCACCTCCCCTGAATAAAAGGATATGGCCAAGATTCGTACAAAGAAACCACTTTCAAGTAGAGAATTTAGTTTTGTCCACCATTCTCCCCGATGGTTATCCTTCCATAGAAGATTGAATTATTGTGGGGATTCCATATGGACCCACATAAGAACGTGTCAAATTCAAGCCAAACCTAACATAGCTTTTCGTCCGATCAtaagactctggaaaagctaaAATGATCGGATGAATCTTGCAGAGGCGCATATTCTAACCCTAACCACCTAACAATTTTATACCATGCAAGAAGGACCACGCCACGGGTAAAGAACAAATGGGAAGGCGATTTAAGTGAGGCATCGTGCAACTCAAAGGAGATACCACTAAGGTTCATTGACACTGTTTATGAATGACACAGTGGATATACACATTTAAAACGTAAGGTGAATACAACCAAAGCTTAATGAGGATTTTTCCAAGAGTAAGACTAGGTAAAGAAAAATGGATGCACTATAATGGTACAACTATGAAGTCCTTTTATGTGATGCTCTAGTAACGAGAAAATTAAATCTTGCAACAGGACGAAGAGAAAATTCTAGGGGGTGAAAAGGAGATGGTATAGCTTGTAATTATACCTTAAAGAACAAGGGTAATTGGAAGCAAGGATATTTTCAAAAGGACGAAATTGATAATCCAGGGGCTTAAGAGGTTGTGGTGAAAACTTATCAAACTACCTCAAAATCCTTATGTAATTGGGTGGAGGGACCTTCAAAAGGGCATAAGGCATCCCATGGTTGAAGAAGTAAAGGTTAAATCTTGTCAGACTCCACGGTTGTTGATTGCTAAAGTGACATCACCATCGATCTAACGATATGGTGGAGAATTGTTGAATTGTGCCTTGAAATCCCCATAGGTTGTCATTTGTTTACTATGCGCCATGTAACTGTTGAAAGTTTACACGATGTCCAAAGTACCTTCCCATGAACGATGCACAAAAAAGGTCTGCGCGATACAcacatatgtattttttttttcttcttcatatttcCTATTTGCTATGTATAAGGGCTAAAATAGTTCTATAAGTAGAAAGCACAGGTTTGGGGTTTCAGTTTATGAGACAAAAAAGGCAAACCTATAGAGACCAAAAGAGGGAACCTTTTAAGGAATAAATAAACTAAAGATTGAGGATTTTGGGAGAGATTATAGGATTTGGAAACACCATTCAAACACCATTGGTTGTAAAATCATTTAATCTCTTTGCCATGTAAAGAAATCCCAACAAAGGATAAAAGTTAGGAATTATGGTTCAAAGCTAATTTCTTATAAAGTTTTGGTTTCTTTTTGTAAACAACTCTTTGATAGTGAATTGGAGATCTCTCTTTACAACATATGTACGTAATCCTGAAAAGGATCGAAACACCAAAGGATGGCCTTAAGAGTTCAGAGATTCTTAATGGTTGTTTCGCCAAGGAACAAAGTATCATTTACATAACGAAGAGGCAGGTCCATCTTtagatttaatatatatatgggagattcttaatgttaaaaaaatgaattttataataataaaaaattgaaactaaatgtaatattttataaaaattatattaaaatagccAGGTTCATCTTtagatttaatatatattagacgcatgtataataataacaaaataattagaTATGACAAAAATAAAGAGATTAGTATAAGAATGTAAAATATATACCTGACCAAAGCAGAAAACTGGAACAAGGGGGTGACCCATCTCCATTGCTATTCGAACAAATCCTCTTCTTTCTTTGAGAAATACATTCTATATACATTATATCAACTTCTTATTAGGAGAAAATCAATGGTGTTATTGCTTTTGAACATGTATGATTTACGTGttcaattttaaattgtttttatacgTTTTTCAAATGAATAAAGAACGAGGACATACATACTTTGCTCTCTGAAATATTAAGACCATATTCAACatactatataaaaaataaaaaataattagagatAAACATATACAATGtctcacaatttttttagaaacgTATAATATCTCACATTCTCACAAACTGgtaatattttatgaaaatgtgGTTTAAcgaattgaaaattgaagtattttttcttttttaaaaaataattttttaattaaaaatctttaaatagTATCCCAAAGACATTTGTTAACAATACATTTAAATAAGGGAAATATTAACAAGTAGATTTATCTAACATGCACAAATAATTTACTCTTGTATCATGGATAAGCCTATTTTCTGCCATTGGTacaataaatatcatcatatttaatttaatttaataataaaatttattgaacCGATAGTTAAAATAACTTTATACATGTAGCaagaatatttatattttttgtggaCCACAGGTCTCCACAAAATCAAGCACTTGTGCAAGATAAACTTCACCATTAATGTCATATTGTCATGTACCTCGAACCCATGCTCCATAAAAAGGGTTTCACGGTTTCCACCAGGTACTAACATGCAACTATTGCCAGCTTCCAACAAGGAAATTAAATTCTTCTTATCCACTGATGTAAAACCCAACCATATCCATACTTGTCTCAAAAATGGTATGTAGAAAACCTATTAATCCATAAAACAAGATGAGaacaattaaattataaatttataatcctTTCCACctttcattaattattattaatttaaaaaaaaaaaaaaaaaaaagtcacaagCAAAATTCTTACTGAGCTGCTGACAAGAAATCTTATATTTGGAATAGGGAAGTCTACGTTATCAAGAAGTGCAAATATGCCGAATGGAAAAACTGAATGTGGCTCATAGGCAAAAACTGCATAAAGGAAATGCtgttatttttatatcaatGGTTTAATAACAACAAGATACAAACTATAgctatattaaaaagaaaaatattggttttatCAACCAAATTAAATGGTGCAACTTGCTAAAATACAAACTATTTTCTATGTTAATACAAACCATAAGATTGGTTTGGATGGAAAGCTTGTGGATCGTCGTCTAAGTGAAGCGTGATAGGGAAATAACTACGAACATGTTTGCCTATGAATCTGAAATAtagataaaaggaaaatgctaagcTTGTGAATTGTTATTTATTgataattttgaattaaaatagtGAAATCATAAAGCTAAGGGAAAGAAATcacaaattaatcaattacCTGGATATTTTTCGACCCAAATAACTGTTCTTATTCGCAGGAAGCACCATAAACACTATGAGCAAAGCAAAAACTCTGACATGCAAATTGCAATttcaccataaaaaaatatttgagacaagagaagaaaataaatataaaaaaagaaagaaagaaagaaagaagaaagaaaacgtACAAAAGTGCTTTTGAGAGAGGTAGGAAGAAGAGAGCAAAGAGTATCAAAGCAATATTGAAATGAATTGCTCCGAAACACAAAGCTAATGCTACAACAGATTTTAAACGGTTACTTGATTTAGTGTTTCTTTGTAACACTTTTCccatgattttgttttgttcacTTGGTTATGACAAAcgaatgatttttatttttttgtgtgtgcGGCTTTATTTAAGATGGGAGTATTATTTTCccatgtattattttaataaatgaatttcCTATATCtgttaaaaagttataaaaatgaATTCCTATGTTTCTAAAAAAGTTcagaagttaatttttttatataacatattttcagaaataaaataaaatattttccataattttatTCATACGGAAATGGAagagaataaaatattaaattaaaggtgggaataaaaatgaattactACGTTGGTTAAaaagttaagaaattaaaaaagttttaaaatatagAAGCTATAAAAATGAATTCCTGTGTTTGTTAAAAAGTTAAGAAATTAGTTTTGAATATAaagtatttttagaaataaaataacttttcattttccataattttattcataaggagatgattgaaaatgaaatatcaaCCTAAAGATGGGAATAAAACTTAATAATTATCTTGTAATTACTCAAGTGTGAAAAGTTGATCAAATACATCAAACTTTTCTcatactctatttttttttcttatatttcgATCAAAGagaaattattgtttaattaattaatatttagtaAAATCTCCTTAGATTTGGGACACGTTTCGGTCTAGATGCAGCTATAGATAGCCCTTGTGAAGCTCGTGGTCCAAAACACTAATGGAAAAGATGAAAATTAATGTTCACACTTCATTATATGTTAAGAAACACATGAAAATTACACATTTAACGACATccacagttaactgccgctgcaTAGATTAATCAGCAGTTAATTGTTGTCGGTTTTAAattctcggtagttaactgtcaaTACGtattgatattgttgattagAACAACCTATTTCTACTCACTACTTTATCATAAccttttttttcctcttcaatCTAAACccccaaatcaatttttttccacAATCTTTGTCCAAAATCATTGAAACAACAATCCTAGAAGGtttcaacacacttttgacgtGAAAAAGGTAATGCCAACATGCATGTATCGACACTTTGCTGCCGATGTATGGGCTCATCAGTAGTTAACTGCTGATGGGATTTCAGTATTTAACTACTGAATAGTTAAAATAACGCAGCTACTGTCTatctttttgggttttttttagttttcattaattatgaaattgatgttgttgcattagttattgtttaatcatagttatgttttgtttatttatagttaTGATTGAAAACACAGATGATGATAATTAAACACTATATTAAGTGTTTGATTAGTAACACATGTCTGCAAGAGTAGTCTTGTAAACAATTCGGAACAGAGCAGATGGTATGCAAAAGTGAACCAACATAAATTGAAGTCTGTGGAGGACTACTACATGGAGATGAGAGTTGAAGGAGGATGTGAACTTGCTTTGAAGTggttcaaaggaaaaacatagACATATCAGTCAGGATTGAGACGTAAAAATCTACTAAATGGAAGAAAACTCATTAGGTTACTTTTCTTTGCAATTTCCTTTTTCAATAAGTTTAAGATTTTCTGTTAGAAATAATTACTTGCTTTAATTGTTGCTAATCTTCATGGCGGGaagattttgaattttaaagagaGGCGGTTTTCTCAATAGAAACGTGGGAGACAAGCGGTTGTCTAAATGGAAGAAGTGCTGATCGTGGAGTTAGGCTTTTTCCAGTTATTTTGctatgtataaatagtagtttttcataGGAAAAACATGTCGCAAATCACTTATAGAAATTCTACAACACTCGAAATACCGGCGCGAGAGAAAATAGTTATACATAATGTATGTAAAGGATTTGTCGAACcacctttatttttaatacatagcaatttttcttttctttaatttaagtTTCTGCACTTTTAACTTTTAGTCTTTTATATTGCATttactgagtttttttttttttttttttaaaccttttTCTATCAAAAGATGTCATATGGTCTCGTTTTGTTCATAATGCAACCTATGAATTTGATGACGGTAAACAGCTGCCTGCTTGTAGAACTATTAAGGTAAGAGAGAGTATGTGATGAACTTCTAAGATTCATAGGAATCTCAATTCTTTTATGTTTCAATAACCTCTGAGAGGGTAAGGCCCCACTATAATATTTCATATGTTGGCCATTGGACTTTTAGTGTTACGTGTAACTTTAATGTGAGCGGCAGGTGAAACTTGACACCTAGAGAAACATACTCCCCCACGAACTTATCACTTAAATAGTACCCTTGTCTTATAAGTGAATGTTGATGTGTCTTTAatccaacataaaaatatagGGGATTCGAAGAATTCTAGTAGCTGCTAAAATTCTACAATCAAACCAGATTACTAATTTACTTATGTTTTACGCAATCAAATAAAACTTGAAAACTCCCCCCAAATTTactacatttatttattttagttgtttttattttctgttctAATAAGAAACACTAGTTGCTGAGTTGCAACGACAATCCATGTGAAGATGATCTTATTTATTACTTGTGAATCATTTGATACACTTGGCGAAATTTTCTATTAGCTATAGCTCCCCATGTGGGATTGATATTTGGGAACT is from Medicago truncatula cultivar Jemalong A17 chromosome 1, MtrunA17r5.0-ANR, whole genome shotgun sequence and encodes:
- the LOC25482745 gene encoding diacylglycerol O-acyltransferase 2D, with translation MGKVLQRNTKSSNRLKSVVALALCFGAIHFNIALILFALFFLPLSKALLVFALLIVFMVLPANKNSYLGRKISRFIGKHVRSYFPITLHLDDDPQAFHPNQSYVFAYEPHSVFPFGIFALLDNVDFPIPNIRFLVSSSVFYIPFLRQVWIWLGFTSVDKKNLISLLEAGNSCMLVPGGNRETLFMEHGFENVFLKERRGFVRIAMEMGHPLVPVFCFGQTKTYKWWKVPGKLIENIARSLKTIQLIFWGVLGSPIPFKNPLYVAVGRPIQVEKILEPTREQVAKVHSEFLEALQDLFERHKTQAGYTNLKLKFV